In Gammaproteobacteria bacterium (ex Lamellibrachia satsuma), a single genomic region encodes these proteins:
- a CDS encoding 5-carboxymethyl-2-hydroxymuconate Delta-isomerase — MPHIIVEYQEELADDEKVDVVLRTVHQSIADSGLFKANQIKTRAYPFRGFTNAGGSNPYIHIQARIKSGRNADNKKRLGEVILSGLTTLHIPASVITVEIIDMDRDSYGKYETK, encoded by the coding sequence GTGCCACATATTATTGTTGAATACCAAGAAGAACTGGCTGATGACGAGAAAGTGGATGTTGTCTTGCGGACAGTACATCAATCTATTGCAGATAGTGGTTTGTTTAAAGCTAATCAAATTAAAACGCGCGCCTATCCGTTCCGAGGGTTTACCAACGCAGGCGGAAGTAATCCTTATATTCATATTCAGGCGCGGATTAAATCTGGCCGGAATGCAGACAACAAAAAGCGTCTTGGGGAGGTAATTTTATCAGGTTTAACTACATTGCATATTCCAGCTTCAGTAATTACGGTCGAAATAATTGATATGGATCGTGATTCTTATGGTAAGTATGAAACAAAATGA